One genomic region from Mastacembelus armatus chromosome 21, fMasArm1.2, whole genome shotgun sequence encodes:
- the parp14rs1 gene encoding poly(ADP-ribose) polymerase family member 14-related sequence 1 → MADAYSYPLLVEFGQTNIPKLKNKLVKYFQSKKSNGGDCEVDYENGSGTAVLRFRSGQDQQNVLRKQSHQISVDKEVLHMTVRLLPDEKPPQETTSDKLTKKSDVDVSNKQSSADEPTHVAEVQTESKSSDDPVEELCSTMAVLGNTETLSQEFLEMLVENILKDLDSASQSFTLEVLPGISSAVVTFQSGKESTKFITRCPQNRMFRNKGLSVRPLEFTDQIVVEDIQSVSEDLLHLYFENEGGEVEDVALNQVEQSAIITFKDHKAVQKITKKKLYHIKQEMLRVYPFYKSLGTALYGNDEPSLKLPAAISEPIDDGIWRYLTEKQSAAETIHSALAEHYCNVNLNNQSTVCLIPMSSLLQQQNAKAIIKEWRDTVKSAFVQTMSKFKSLKLKTESEIWEESEESLREALQNEDVVVVSDKASGVFWVAGLVNDVNRLEHTLNDIINKIVRRLEREKSSVSQEIKMSQLVFHLLRQDGLQDKLLSVYPELKMSYPRESASLTVTGLSSEVMAANTVIFDAMVALKRENLEIDEFVLNFLKDEDSEELTYNLIPNGINAAFEMRGHTVQLIAVSEGDLNNAGHHLRRLLISQYIDVEDSNILQMQEWHHLVSQLEDTNNKPDRKIQIHTTGQQIVVSGHKDNVLSVSSELDEFLIQNAKVEESLAVKHNAILEYIKRNTSSLEQVQEKVKLSYRKEAICLSGSRVDVTLCKTSIEDLISSVFFESCKVSKPGAKTFFKDKEKMYVSTLLSETGCVVQLVEENSCEQDDLALTQVPKPVYQLQTNDGVEIAVCKADLCSYPVCAVINSANQDLKHKGGLAGALLNAAGQQMQDECDKIISSKRKLKPGECVISDAGGKLCCKKIIHAVGPQFDSNTSQKAQALLKKAVRESLEIAERNSCISVALPMISRGQGFPLNMCANSIIKAVKEHCDERYDDSTLRRIHLVNNDNIAVQAMEAAVRQEFGNYGVSHSQQNPQSKATKTPLVKPIGPAGSDPNCLGQVQTKEGLDISLTKGNIEDATTDVTVNTVFEDLSLDKGAVSSAIFKVAGPKLQQLVNANNASGKVGEVIVTEGCNLKSKQVFHVVTPHWDKGQGTAEKILSGIFKDCLVKAEDTGLTSISFPAIGTGNLGFPKDLVASLMLDELLAFSSKKQLKHLKKVVIILYSGDAKTMQVFSDAFKKKFPQATGGPVSISSPQSSGSFDKVVSSSGMHETKMGNVAIQVVTGDITKETTDVIVNSSNENFSLKSGVSKAILDAGGQAVQAECQQLGAQPNPGMIMTQPGNLKCKKILHVVGQTDPVKINKTVKNALQMCVKNTYTSVSLPAIGTGQGNVNATQVADAMLDAVIDVFSQYTFSPLKTVRIVIFQAPMLKEFYNSMQQREVTDPKDKGGFWGNIGFKIKSLFISGSSEKPQNDEDFIIEALKLDPACFHICGNSQAEVDSAKQWINDLISKEQDTFTIKDNAILSFSDADYKRIVDIQKTMGVSIRTESKKAQVTITIDGLSKDVVRASKEISEMVRIHRDEEELKKKVDLAGTVAEWQYQQQGRQFQSFDAMTNFELEKALENKRKNVNITIQGQVYTVTMPQGPATNSQGHTLQIKRVDKLKEVDIPEHWDTMPDNVSSQPITIKAGTQEYNEVLTLFQASCNLNITKIERIQNPTLWNSLQIKKRNMEQRNGHQKNMRRLFHGTCHNTVNIINDRGFNRSYAGRNATCYGNGTYFAVNASYSASNTYSKPNQNGEKCMYLCQVLTGDYTAGQQNMIEPPAKGTAAHQLYDSVVDNLIKPSMFIIFHDAQAYPEYLITFK, encoded by the exons ATGGCTGACGCGTACTCTTACCCGCTGCTCGTTGAGTTCGGACAAACTAATATCcccaaattaaaaaacaagttaGTGAAATACTTTCAGAGTAAAAAATCTAACGGCGGCGACTGTGAGGTGGACTATGAAAACGGCAGCGGGACAGCGGTGCTGCGCTTCCGGTCAGGACAGG ATCAGCAAAATGTCCTGCGGAAACAGTCGCATCAGATCAGTGTGGATAAAGAGGTTCTGCACATGACCGTCCGTTTACTTCCAGATGAGAAACCGCCTCAG GAGACTACATCTGATAAACTGACTAAGAAAT CTGATGTTGATGTGAGCAACAAGCAGTCAAGTGCTGATGAACCCACACATGTAGCTGAAGTTCAGACAGAATCAAAAAGCAGTGATGACCCAGTTGAAGAGCTGTGCTCCACCATGGCTGTCTTGGGAAATACTGAGACGTTAAGCCAGGAGTTTCTGGAGATGCTGGTGGAGAACATTTTGAAGGACCTGGACTCTGCCTCTCAGAGCTTCACTTTGGAAGTCTTACCTGGCATCTCCTCAGCTGTGGTTACTTTCCAGAGTGGAAAAG AAAGCACAAAGTTCATAACAAGATGCCCACAAAACAGGATGTTCAGGAACAAGGGATTATCAGTCCGGCCTCTTGAATTCACAGATCAAATTGTGGTTGAAGACATACAAAGTGTTAGTGAAGATCTGCTCCATCTGTACTTTGAGAATGAAGGTGGGGAAGTGGAAGATGTTGCACTTAATCAGGTGGAGCAGTCTGCCATCATCACATTTAAAGACCACAAAG CTGTTCAAAAAATCACTAAGAAGAAGCTGTATCACATCAAGCAGGAAATGCTCAGAGTTTATCCTTTTTATAAATCTTTGGGAACAGCCCTTTATGGCAACGACGAGCCTTCGCTGAAACTCCCTGCTGCTATCTCTGAACCCATTGATGATGGTATCTGGAGATACCTGACTGAAAAACaatcagcagcagagaccaTTCACAGTGCCTTGGCTGAACACTACTGTAACGTTAACCTCAATAACCAGTCCACTGTGTGCTTGATACCCATGTCTTCACTACTACAGCAACAGAATGCCAAAGCCATCATCAAAGAGTGGAGGGATACAGTGAAGTCAGCCTTTGTGCAAACTATGTCGAAGTTCAAATCACTGAAGTTAAAGACCGAGTCAGAGATATGGGAAGAGTCTGAGGAGAGTCTGAGAGAGGCACTGCAGAATGAGGATGTGGTTGTAGTGTCTGACAAAGCTAGCGGTGTATTTTGGGTAGCTGGCCTTGTGAATGATGTCAACAGGCTTGAGCACACTCTTAATGACATCATAAACAAGATTGTCAGAAGGCTGGAGAGGGAGAAATCGAGTGTATCTCAAGAGATCAAAATGTCACAGTTAGTTTTCCACCTCCTGCGTCAAGATGGTCTTCAGGACAAACTGCTCTCGGTCTACCCAGAACTCAAAATGTCATACCCAAGAGAGAGTGCGAGTTTAACAGTAACTGGCTTAAGTAGTGAGGTTATGGCAGCGAACACAGTTATATTTGATGCAATGGTTGCATTGAAACGTGAGAATTTAGAAATAGATGAGTTTGTGCTCAACTTCTTAAAAGATGAAGATTCAGAGGAGCTTACATATAATCTCATACCTAATGGAATAAATGCAGCATTTGAGATGAGAGGACACACGGTGCAGCTCATTGCTGTTTCTGAGGGAGATCTGAATAATGCTGGACACCATCTGAGAAGACTGCTAATATCTCAGTACATTGATGTTGAAGATAGTAATATCCTGCAGATGCAAGAGTGGCACCACCTGGTCAGTCAGTTAGAGGATACCAACAATAAGCCAGACAGGAAAATTCAAATCCACACCACTGGTCAACAAATTGTAGTGTCTGGTCACAAGGATAATGTTCTAAGTGTTAGCAGTGAACTTGATGAGTTCTTGATACAAAATGCTAAAGTTGAAGAAAGTCTTGCAGTTAAGCACAATGCCATACTTGAATACATTAAACGTAACACATCTTCTTTGGAGCAAGTGCAAGAGAAAGTGAAACTGTCTTACAGAAAAGAGGCCATCTGTCTGAGTGGTTCTAGAGTCGATGTCACACTCTGCAAGACTTCGATTGAGGACTTGATCTCTTCTGTGTTCTTTGAAAGTTGTAAAGTATCCAAGCCTGGAGCAAAGACATTCTTCAAggataaagaaaaaatgtatgtttcaaCATTGTTGTCTGAGACTGGTTGTGTGGTCCAACTGGTTGAAGAGAACAGCTGTGAACAGGATGACTTGGCCCTCACACAAGTACCAAAACCTGTGTACCAGCTTCAGACTAATGATGGTGTGGAAATAGCTGTTTGCAAGGCAGATTTGTGCAGTTACCCAGTGTGTGCTGTTATAAATTCCGCTAATCAGGACTTGAAACATAAAGGAGGCCTTGCAGGAGCACTACTGAATGCTGCTGGCCAACAGATGCAGGATGAATGTGACAAAATAATTAGCTCGAAGAGAAAGCTCAAGCCTGGAGAGTGTGTCATAAGTGATGCAGGAGGAAAGCTTTGTTGCAAAAAAATCATTCATGCAGTGGGACCCCAGTTTGATTCAAATACATCCCAGAAAGCCCAAGCACTGCTGAAAAAAGCTGTTAGAGAAAGCTTAGAAATTGCTGAAAGGAACAGTTGCATCTCTGTGGCTCTACCCATGATCAGCAGGGGTCAAGGCTTTCCTCTCAATATGTGTGCAAATAGTATCATCAAGGCAGTAAAGGAACACTGTGATGAGAGGTATGATGACAGCACCCTGAGGAGGATTCATTTGGTGAACAATGACAACATTGCTGTTCAAGCTATGGAGGCAGCTGTCAGACAGGAGTTTGGAAACTATGGTGTTAGTCATTCTCAGCAAAACCCTCAGAGCAAAGCCACCAAGACTCCACTTGTGAAACCTATTGGACCTGCTGGATCTGACCCAAACTGCTTGGGTCAAGTGCAGACCAAAGAGGGGCTGGATATCAGTCTTACAAAAGGAAATATTGAGGATGCCAcg ACAGATGTGACGGTGAATACTGTGTTTGAAGATCTTTCACTTGACAAAGGGGCAGTTTCCAGTGCCATCTTTAAAGTGGCTGGACCCAAACTTCAGCAGCTGGTAAATGCTAATAATGCCAGTGGTAAGGTTGGTGAGGTTATCGTCACTGAGGGCTGCAATCTGAAGAGCAAACAAGTCTTTCATGTAGTTACACCTCACTGGGACAAAGGACAAGGCACAGCTGAAAAG ATCTTGAGTGGTATTTTCAAAGACTGCTTGGTCAAGGCAGAGGACACTGGTTTGACCTCTATATCCTTCCCTGCTATTGGTACTGGAAACCTGGGTTTTCCAAAAGACCTTGTAGCCTCTTTGATGTTGGATGAATTGTTAGCATTTAGCAGTAAGAAACAGCTGAAACACCTGAAAAAGGTGGTGATCATCCTTTACTCAGGCGACGCAAAGACTATGCag GTTTTCAGTGATGCATTTAAGAAAAAGTTCCCACAAGCCACGGGTGGTCCAGTGTCCATCAGTTCTCCACAAAGTTCAG GTTCTTTTGATAAGGTTGTGTCAAGCTCAGGGATGCATGAGACCAAAATGGGAAATGTGGCAATACAGGTGGTCACTGGAGACATAACCAAGGAGACCACTGATGTCATTGTTAACTCCTCCAATGAAAACTTCTCTCTAAAGTCAG GAGTATCCAAAGCTATTCTGGATGCAGGTGGTCAAGCTGTGCAAGCAGAATGCCAACAGCTTG GTGCCCAGCCCAACCCAGGCATGATAATGACCCAGCCAGGTAACCTAAAGTGTAAAAAGATCCTCCACGTGGTTGGACAGACAGACCCAGTAAAAATCAACAAGACTGTGAAAAATGCACTccagatgtgtgtgaaaaacacatacacatctgtCTCACTTCCTGCCATTGGCACAG GTCAAGGCAATGTAAATGCAACGCAGGTGGCAGATGCCATGTTGGATGCAGTGATTGATGTGTTCAGCCAATACACTTTCAGCCCCCTGAAGACAGTTCGGATAGTTATTTTCCAGGCTCCTATGCTGAAAGAATTTTACAACAGTATGCAACAAAGAGAAGTCACTGATCCTAAGGATAAAGGAGGGTTCTGGGGAAACATTGGCTTTAAGATCAAAT cattATTTATCAGTGGAAGTTCTGAAAAGCCACAGAACGATGAGGACTTCATTATTGAGGCACTGAAACTAGACCCTGCTTGCTTTCATATCTGTGGCAACTCACAGGCTGAAGTAGATTCAGCTAAGCAGTGGATAAATGATCTGATATCCAAAGAGCAAGACACCTTCACCATTAAAGACAATGCTATCCTTAGCTTCTCTGACGCAGACTATAAGCGTATTGTAGACATTCAGAAGACAATGGGTGTGAGCATAAGAACTGAAAGCAAGAAGGCCCAGGTCACGATCACCATTGACGGGCTCAGCAAAGATGTGGTCAGAGCCAGCAAGGAGATCAGTGAGATGGTGAGGATTcacagagatgaggaggagctgaagaagaaagtgGATTTGGCGGGCACAGTGGCAGAATGGCAGTACCAGCAGCAAGGGCGTCAGTTTCAGAGTTTTGATGCAATGACCAACTTTGAGCTTGAGAAGGCATtggaaaataagagaaaaaatgtaaacattacaATCCAGGGTCAAGTCTACACAGTTACCATGCCACAAGGCCCAGCTACTAATAGCCAGGGACATACCCTGCAGATCAAGAGAGTGGACAAACTAAAAG AAGTGGACATACCTGAACACTGGGATACCATGCCAGACAACGTTTCAAGTCAGCCCATCACCATCAAGGCGGGAACACAAGAGTACAATGAAGTCCTGACTCTGTTCCAGGCCTCTTGTAATCTAAATATTACTAAG ATTGAGAGGATACAAAATCCTACATTGTGGAACAGCTTACAAATCAAGAAGCGTAACATGGAGCAGAGAAACGGCCATCAGAAAAACATGAGGCGTCTCTTCCATGGCACCTGCCACAACACTGTGAACATAATCAATGATCGTGGCTTCAACAGGAGCTACGCAGGAAGAAATG CTACCTGTTATGGCAATGGCACATACTTTGCTGTCAATGCTAGCTACTCTGCCAGTAACACCTACTCCAAGCCGAATCAAAACGGGGAGAAGTGCATGTACCTCTGCCAAGTGCTGACAGGGGACTACACTGCTGGACAGCAAAACATGATTGAACCACCAGCCAAGGGCACTGCCGCTCATCAGCTGTACGATAGTGTCGTCGACAATCTGATTAAACCCAGCATGTTTATTATCTTCCATGACGCCCAGGCTTACCCTGAATATTTGATTACCTTCAAGTAA